The Ricinus communis isolate WT05 ecotype wild-type chromosome 8, ASM1957865v1, whole genome shotgun sequence sequence attgttataatatttaaatattttttgatattttatttgatatgtctatatatatatatatatatatatatatatatatatatatatatatatatatatatatatatataggtattttaatattatcattcaACAGTGTTTGTtagattaaaatgaaaattaaaaatgtttaatatattatataaatacaatttaagtgttattaagttaaattaaaataaaaaatgactaaatgattaaaatttatatgtctAAATCTATATAGTACCGTTGACACATTCtctctattatttaaaactaattaaaatgtatcaatcaataattttttttttataaataaaaatctaaagtcTTAATAACATttagataatttaataatattttattgaaaaataaatgatttgtcaaaaatatttcaaatattaaaagaattgttTCCAAGTGATTTTGAGATAACCCAACAAAGTCATATTTTTCtcagaaaatatttttttcaaaagcaagttACTTTCCACGAAACAAACAGACCCTacaatcttttcattttcttctgaAAACTCAAATTATATCTACTTTTCGTTAAATAAAACAGtattttctaaaatgaaattaattaatgtaatattttcaaatatatttagatttttaaaataattgcaaAGAACATAGAAAGTATTTTTCTAGTTAAAGAAACAATTTAACAAGTTTCAAATGTATATAAAGTTgaacattttttaataaaatattattcaatgaaaaaatttaatattctctaataataataataataataattcttcgGAATTGTGTACGCGGGACTGAAAGCATTTCCGTTAATAACAACCACAGACAAATTCCTATAACTACCTTTCTAAATATTATCCCAACACATTTTTAAGATTGAGCTTTATTGTAATAACTTTGATGCTCCTGTAATCTATACTCATTTTGTTCACGGATTCGGACTAGTAGATCACACATTAATTACTACTGTGCTCTAGATTTCGCCGGGAAATTTTTAAGATGTCAACGAAGGAGGCGGAGGCGCCGGAGGAGATCAAGGTGTTGTTTGATGAGTACTCGGATGATGGGATCATGACCGTTGATCATTTCCACAGATTTCTCATTGAGATCCAAAAGCAACAAAATGCTACTGTAGAAGAAGCAAAGAATATCTTTAAAGAAATCCACGGTTTTAGTCTACATGGCTTTTTCAAGTACCTTTTTGGTGATTTTAACTCTCCTCTCGATCTTAACCgtggggtaaattttttccttttacttcttatttaattatcttgTTTTTGGTATGTAGCTAAAATTGGCATTTGTTAGGATTCTGGTTTTGTTTGTATTATTGTATAAtgatttgtttgttttctttcttcttgtttctttcccttttcatTGATTATTTAGTGGCACGATGTAGTAGTAGTGGTGTGTTCTGTTCTGTATTAGAGAGAAAAGTTTTTTGACTCTAAATCAtctgattaatatatataagaaatcaagattgtgctccttttcttttcttttatttttaaaaaaaaaaaactactaCCTGGGCAGTAATCAACTTCTTGATTTGTAGTTACTGATAATTTCTGTTACTTATAATTGCTTATAATAAGCTATAAAATTCTATCTGTTGAatgttttttttctataatataatttttatctttcattTTGTAGATGTGTGCTGTAGTTTTGAATGTTAAGGTGGATgttatctttttttctatttttatttctttctagtGCAGTTGTTATTGGAAGTAAATAAGAAGTGGAAATGAAACaatcaattactgttttactTTTCTTCTAATCATGGCTATTGTTTTCAATTGAACTAGCAGTCATTGTGATTCTggttattgatttattttggtGAGCATATCTTGGGTTTCAGGTGCACCATGATATGACTGCTCCTCTGTCTCattatttcatatatactGGGCACAATTCATATCTAACTGGGAATCAACTTAGTAGTGAAAGCAGTGATGCTCCCATAATAGATGCCTTGAAGAGAGGTGTGAGAGTGATCGAATTGGATATATGGCCTAATTCCAATAAAGACGGAGTGGATGTTTTTCACGGGAGGTAAGGTTTTCTGCATATGATGGAATTTAATAGCCACACAGAAAAGGCatcaaaattgattttaaaactGTTGATACTTGATACAATATCTTACTGGAAGATTTATGTTTGACCATGTTCGGATGCTTCAAATTACATTAAGTACTGAGTTTtagatttttgaatttgaatgttcCACTAAAGTGGACATAATCAAACACTTTTCCCATTGTTGATCAGCATATACTCTATGGTCTGTATTTAATTCCTATACTTTGGGATTGTGCTATTCAAGCAATCGACTTTCTGGGGATTTGTTCATTATGACTTCTGAGAAGCTTcaataaactttaaaattgaAGGGATTTATTTGTGCATCTTTTTAACTAGTCGTCTTGTTTACTTCATGTAGGACGCTGACGACTCCAGTGGAGCTTATCAAATGTCTGAGGTCTATCAAGGAGCATGCTTTCGTTGCATCTGATTATCCAGTTGTTATTACTCTAGAAGACCACCTTAACCCGGATCTTCAGGCTAAAGTGGCTGAGGTGAGTCTTTATTATCATGTAGGCATTTGAAGCTCTTATGGActgttaatttattatcctTTTATTAATCTACAGATGGTCACTCAAACTTTTGGAGAAATCCTGTTTTCTCCTGGCTCAGTATGCTTAACGGAATTTCCTTCCCCGGAATTGTTGAAGAAACGGATTGTCATATCAACCAAACCACCAAAGGAATACCTTGATGACAAAGAAATTAAGGAGATGAAGAGTGATCCAAAGAGTGAGAAGGCTGGCTGCATTGGAGCTGACGACAAGGTATGGAGAGATGACcgtttaaaatttatgtagtGAAGTTTTCAATTTTGCCTTTTCAGTTACCTTTTTCTTGCAGAATGAATCAGATGAAGATAGTGATGATGAGGACGATGAAGGAGATATTAAGTCAAAGCGACATGTAGCCCCAGAGTATAAACATTTAATTGCAATTCATGCTGGGAAGCCTAAAGGTGGACTAGATGTATGTCTGAAAGTGTATCCTGAGAAAGTGAGGCGTCTTAGCTTAAGTGAGCATCAACTTGAAGAGGCTGCAGAAACTCATGGAAAAGAAATTGTCAGGTGCCGATCATTATTTATCATAACCTGTCTTAACTTTCCAATTGTTCAATTCTGCATATTTTGTTTCATGAAGCATTTCTAATATTACTGGCTAGACAAAGACACAAATGGACATGCGTTACTGACACAAGTCACAAGGATATTCCATCTTCAATTTATTCGATTCATACAGTAATCTTGAAGAATATAAATGTCACTAAGAGATGTATGGAGTTCAAATTAGTTGGACTTGTACAATGATTGTGATAGCCAGTTAATTTTCTGACTCCTGTGCTCTTTATGCTTTAAGTCAGCTTACGCAGAGGTTTCCAACTACTGAATATGCGtgtaatttttcataaatcatCTGTAATCTCAACCAATTGATTCAAGATACGATGCTTTGTTGTAATGTAGGTTTACCCAGCGGAATATTCTCAGGGTGTACCCAAAGGGTACCCGTGTAGATTCATCCAACTATAACCCACTAATTGGGTGGATGCATGGAGCTCAAATGGTTGCTTTTAACATGCAGGTGTGTGGTTATAAATTCATCTAGATTATTGGGTGAAGGTATGATTGCTTGGTGCTTGCTTCAAGCCAGTGCTGTTGATTTTCTTATGGATTGTGTCAAACTTGGACTGTTAGATTGGATAATTTTGTAGCCACTGTGAATATGTATGTATGTGAGCCATTGGAATATTTCAGAACTTCTTCTAACGGAAGCTATGTTATAGTTGTCTGTAATGACACTGATTGATTGATGCATTGCGTCTAACATGTTATaggtttattattttcttaattctgTTTTAAGTATGTCTCCGTCAGATATGTATGAATAGATATATAATTGGCAGGGACATGGAAGATCACTTTGGCTGATGCGTGGAATGTTCAAAGCCAATGGTGGGTGTGGTTATGTGAAGAAACCAGATTTTTTGTTGAAGTGTAGTCCACATGGTGAGGTATTTGATCCTAGAGCTGAGTTGCCTGTGAAGACAACTTTGAAGGTGTGCCAGAGTGCTTGACAAGAGTCGCATTTCTTGATCCTTCTACTGAACAACTTGAATGATgtccatttattttattttgcttttatcttaacaaataattgtaatcttcttattttattaataggtGAAAGTATATATGGGGGATGGATGGTACAATGATTTCCACGAGCCAGGTTTTGATGTATTTTCCGAACCAGATTTTTACGTCAGGGTACGtccatattttctttcattttcccTCTTATAGCAAGAATTATAATGTACAATGAACTACACTATTTTGATACGCATTATTAAAACTTCTCAATCTAGTATGAACTATGGTGTAATCCCCGTTTTGGTTGCTGTTATAAACATGTTAGACCATAGTACATATTAGGTGTCGTCTTGCTCAATTCTTCTGTCCTTTTCGCCAGGCAGTTTTAATCAATGCCTATTGGCTGGACCATTGAAGTGAATGATGGGATGTGATTTTTCTCTCTGTAGGTAGGGATTGCTGGAGTCCCTGCAGATACTGAAATGAAGAAGACTGAAACAGTGGATGACAATTGGACACCCGTTTGGAATGAGGAATTTGAGTTTCCATTAACTGTTCCAGAATTAGCTCTTCTTCAGGTTGAAGTTAACGAGCACGACATGTCGCAAAAGGATGATTTTGGAGGTCAAACGTGTCTACCAGTCTCCGAATTACGAAGAGGAATCCGAGCAGTTCCACTCCATGACAGCGAGGGAGTGAAGTACAATTCTGTAAAGCTGCTTATGCATTTCGATTTTGTTTGAGAGTATTAGCAGTTCTATGCTTTATAGGGTCTATAAATAATGATATAGATGTACAGATTATTGAAGCTATTCTGACTTGTTTGATGCTGCTGTGGAACTGGTGTCTGAATAAGTGATCCACATAGCTATGCAGCATATATAATAACATCAACATCTGCCCTGCTGTTTTCTGCAGTTTGTAAGTTGGAAATAACATGGTGCAGGCAACTGGCAGACAAACTTTTGTGGTTAAAAGTGATTATCATACCATGTATTATTGTAACATAAATTACAAGCTTCTGCTCTTTCtcaatgataattatttttcttttcttttttcttcctttttagaGGATTAATAATTGAACCACATCAAAGGGTAGTTCAGTGACCTTTCTGGTGTTGCTAGGATGATGCCCTGATTGTCTGTTGAGCTTTTATGTTAGTATCTATAATGAAGTTTTTATTAagagattcataaattaaaattttagtagaattttattgtttaaaatataaagttttattctttgttttgattttaacaagtgcattataaaatttttaggtATTTTGAATTggtaattgtatttttattttttttattgataaaagcttacaaaattaaaacttttaattttcgtgaacagaaataaaatattagaataaaatattaatttgttttagactttagtaaaatttattacttttatatttaagctttttgaaatactttcattatttaaataatgcACCATCAAGAATGCTCTAACGTGGATTTATTGATTAGAATAGTCCCATTTGTGATtgctaaattctttttaattcatattaaaataaactatttatGTCAGTCATTTTGTGtatgaatttgatattttaaattggatgaatattatatctttcttttactGGCTTAACTGCAACGAAATGTTCctaaaaaagatagaaaaggtaaaaataaaaacagttCTTACCGTTATTTAGTCAATCCCGCCACTAGGTCGGGTCCAGGAGAGCAGCTCCTCTGACTGGAGTGCCTCTCTTCCCGTCACTTCGTTTCTTCAAGCATAGGTGAGgctcttttgttattattctttctttcttttttatcatttttcaataaattttaattcaataaaaaacgGCGCGATATCACATATATTGAAGATTAACCATTTCTCCGACTTTGGAACTGTTCCATTCTACTTGGGAAATTGAAGAAACTGTAGAAACAAGGACTTTCAAGTGGTCCTAGATATTGGTATGTTGCATAATtacttttctcttctttttttttcttttccaataaCATGAATTCTCGTGGGCTCTTCTTAATCGAGTCCAAACTGAACTGCCTTTTTCAGTTGTTGATTTTCCATTGTATGTTTTAAATCCATTGCATTCTAAGTGTTTGATAATTTGACTAAGTCACTTAAACACTAACAAGATACTTTGATTGTTCATAAGCAAAAAAACTTGGCGCCTCATTATTTTTGTCTACTTATTTTTGCGCGGCCCATTAACAGAAAGGCCATTGATTAATCATCATgatccttttttattttgctttcgTTTCATTTGAGATcagttatttatattattagtgttcttttttattgtcGAGTTAAATGTGGCATTTACGAGGGAAAAGCAAACTTTTCTTTGGTTGCTGAAAGTgtttaatatgttttattaGCAGTAAATGGTTAAACAATGAAGTTTTTTAGccaaaaaaatagtaataacaTAATGATAGGAGcttgaaaaagaaacataactTGAATATTTAGctgctttatttatttatttattattttgaaggaTAATTAAATGGGGACAAGATGGAAAGGAAAGGGATCAGAAGCCAAAGCTGCTGCAGACCCTATGTCAAAGATAATCTCACAGCTTTGTTCTTCTCTAATTCAATTTGATGCTCATGGGTTACTCTCAGGATGCAGTGTGCTTCTTGCAGTGGAATCAGAGCAGACTGAGCTTCTAACTCGGGCGTGTTTTGGCCGACCCATGATTACATCTGAGAAGGATAAGCAATGGTTTCAATTGGGTATCGAGGAAGCCTTTTATCTGTCTTATTCTCTAAAATGCATCAAAATTGTTAGTGAAGATAATTGTTGTATAAGTGACTTAGAATTATGGCAGTTCATGAAGTCTCAAAAGCCAACTTTCCCTGACTTTTACAAGGCTTATTCTCAT is a genomic window containing:
- the LOC8285994 gene encoding phosphoinositide phospholipase C 2, encoding MSTKEAEAPEEIKVLFDEYSDDGIMTVDHFHRFLIEIQKQQNATVEEAKNIFKEIHGFSLHGFFKYLFGDFNSPLDLNRGVHHDMTAPLSHYFIYTGHNSYLTGNQLSSESSDAPIIDALKRGVRVIELDIWPNSNKDGVDVFHGRTLTTPVELIKCLRSIKEHAFVASDYPVVITLEDHLNPDLQAKVAEMVTQTFGEILFSPGSVCLTEFPSPELLKKRIVISTKPPKEYLDDKEIKEMKSDPKSEKAGCIGADDKNESDEDSDDEDDEGDIKSKRHVAPEYKHLIAIHAGKPKGGLDVCLKVYPEKVRRLSLSEHQLEEAAETHGKEIVRFTQRNILRVYPKGTRVDSSNYNPLIGWMHGAQMVAFNMQGHGRSLWLMRGMFKANGGCGYVKKPDFLLKCSPHGEVFDPRAELPVKTTLKVKVYMGDGWYNDFHEPGFDVFSEPDFYVRVGIAGVPADTEMKKTETVDDNWTPVWNEEFEFPLTVPELALLQVEVNEHDMSQKDDFGGQTCLPVSELRRGIRAVPLHDSEGVKYNSVKLLMHFDFV
- the LOC8285995 gene encoding tRNA-splicing endonuclease subunit Sen2-1, which gives rise to MGTRWKGKGSEAKAAADPMSKIISQLCSSLIQFDAHGLLSGCSVLLAVESEQTELLTRACFGRPMITSEKDKQWFQLGIEEAFYLSYSLKCIKIVSEDNCCISDLELWQFMKSQKPTFPDFYKAYSHLRMKNWVVRPGSQYGVDFVAYRHHPSLVHSEYAVLVLSEEDANANGRLRVWSDFHCTLRLCGSVAKTLLVLGINKNCHGTTLPSCLEKYSVEERTFARWSPQQSREITND